A window from Pangasianodon hypophthalmus isolate fPanHyp1 chromosome 4, fPanHyp1.pri, whole genome shotgun sequence encodes these proteins:
- the slc6a9 gene encoding sodium- and chloride-dependent glycine transporter 1 isoform X2: MEEKQFSGILNGAVPGEQVKKDENSRRGNWGNQIEFVLTSVGYAVGLGNVWRFPYLCYRNGGGAFMLPYFIMLVFCGIPLFFLELSFGQFTSLGCLGVWKVSPMFKGVGYGMMVVSTYIGIYYNVVICIAIYYFFMSMTNLLPWTYCNNPWNTPDCSGVVGTPRANASFANVTANVVSGLTEVISHTKRTSPSEEYWRNYVLNISDGIGNFGEVRLPILGCLAVSWVVVFLCLIRGVKSSGKVVYFTATFPYVVLTILFIRGITLDGAISGIQYYLTPQWQKILDAKVWGDAASQIFYSLGCAWGGLITMASYNKFHNNCFRDSIIISVTNCATSVYAGFVIFSILGFMAQHLGVDVSEVADHGPGLAFVAYPEALTLLPISPLWSLLFFFMLILLGLGTQFCLLETLVTAIVDEIGTDWIIRNKTFITLGVAILGFLLGVPLTTRAGIYWLLLMDNYAASFSLVIISCIMCICIMYVYGHRNYFKDVEMMLGFPPPVFFRICWRFISPLIISFILIFTVIQYKPITYNDYVYPDWSLVIGFCMALSSVICIPIYALFKIAMSDGTTILERLKNSMKPHPSWGPALQEHRKGRYAMAGPESVEVRSLKDEEKEKDQDKEKKEEIGLTIKGSNGSTLNPTPSV, encoded by the exons AATGGAGCGGTTCCAGGGGAACAAGTGAAGAAGGATGAGAATTCTCGACGAGGAAACTGGGGGAACCAGATTGAGTTTGTCCTGACTAGTGTGGGCTACGCAGTGGGGCTGGGAAACGTCTGGAGGTTCCCTTACCTCTGTTACAGGAATGGTGGAG GTGCCTTCATGTTACCGTACTTTATCATGCTGGTGTTTTGTGGCATCCCACTGTTTTTCTTGGAGCTCTCCTTTGGCCAGTTCACATCATTGGGCTGTCTGGGAGTGTGGAAGGTCAGCCCCATGTTCAAAG gtgTCGGCTATGGAATGATGGTGGTCTCCACTTACATTGGCATCTATTACAATGTGGTGATCTGTATCGCAATCTACTACTTTTTCATGTCCATGACCAATCTGCTGCCATGGACATACTGCAACAACCCCTGGAACACCCCAGACTGCAGTGGTGTAGTGGGCACACCGCGGGCAAATGCCTCCTTCGCCAATGTCACTGCTAATGTAGTGTCAGGCCTCACTGAGGTGATCAGCCACACCAAGAGGACGAGTCCCAGTGAGGAATACTGGAG GAACTATGTACTGAACATCTCAGATGGCATAGGTAACTTTGGTGAAGTGCGCCTCCCCATCCTGGGCTGCCTGGCTGTCTCCTGGGTGGTGGTGTTCCTCTGCCTCATCCGTGGGGTGAAGTCCTCTGGCAAG GTGGTGTACTTCACAGCGACCTTCCCCTACGTGGTACTGACCATTCTCTTCATTCGAGGCATCACGTTAGATGGTGCCATCAGTGGAATTCAATACTACCTCACTCCACAGTGGCAGAAAATCCTGGATGCCAAG gTGTGGGGTGACGCTGCTTCTCAGATTTTTTACTCTCTGGGCTGTGCCTGGGGTGGGCTCATCACCATGGCTTCCTATAACAAATTTCACAACAACTGTTTCAG AGACAGCATCATTATCAGTGTGACAAACTGTGCAACAAGCGTGTACGCCGGCTTTGTCATCTTCTCCATCCTGGGATTCATGGCGCAGCACCTGGGCGTGGACGTGTCCGAAGTGGCTGACCACGGTCCAGGCCTGGCCTTCGTCGCCTACCCAGAAGCCCTGACGCTGCTGCCCATCTCGCCACTCTGGTCGCTGCTTTTCTTCTTCATGCTAATCCTGCTGGGTCTCGGCACACAG tTCTGTCTTTTGGAGACGTTGGTGACAGCCATAGTGGACGAGATCGGCACGGACTGGATCATCCGAAACAAAACCTTCATCACGCTTGGAGTGGCCATCCTCGGGTTTCTCTTAGGAGTGCCATTGACCACACGG GCAGGAATATACTGGCTGCTGCTGATGGATAACTACGCTGCCAGCTTCTCACTAGTCATCATCTCGTGCATCATGTGCATCTGCATCATGTATGTTTATG GCCACAGAAACTACTTTAAGGACGTGGAGATGATGCTGGGCTTCCCTCCACCGGTGTTCTTCAGGATCTGTTGGAGGTTCATCTCTCCGCTTATTATCTCG ttcaTCCTGATCTTCACTGTGATCCAGTACAAACCCATCACTTACAATGACTACGTGTACCCAGACTGGTCTCTGGTCATCGGCTTCTGCATGGCCCTGTCCTCGGTGATCTGTATTCCAATCTATGCCCTTTTCAAGATTGCCATGTCTGATGGAACCACGATTTTGGAG CGGTTGAAGAACTCGATGAAGCCACATCCCAGCTGGGGTCCGGCGCTGCAAGAGCACCGCAAGGGCCGCTACGCGATGGCCGGACCTGAATCCGTGGAGGTGCGTTCCCTTAAAgatgaggagaaagagaaagatcaggataaagagaagaaggaagagaTCGGGCTCACCATAAAGGGCAGCAACGGTTCCACACTCAACCCGACACCCAGTGTATAG
- the slc6a9 gene encoding sodium- and chloride-dependent glycine transporter 1 isoform X1: MSESSNTVACQADQNGAVPGEQVKKDENSRRGNWGNQIEFVLTSVGYAVGLGNVWRFPYLCYRNGGGAFMLPYFIMLVFCGIPLFFLELSFGQFTSLGCLGVWKVSPMFKGVGYGMMVVSTYIGIYYNVVICIAIYYFFMSMTNLLPWTYCNNPWNTPDCSGVVGTPRANASFANVTANVVSGLTEVISHTKRTSPSEEYWRNYVLNISDGIGNFGEVRLPILGCLAVSWVVVFLCLIRGVKSSGKVVYFTATFPYVVLTILFIRGITLDGAISGIQYYLTPQWQKILDAKVWGDAASQIFYSLGCAWGGLITMASYNKFHNNCFRDSIIISVTNCATSVYAGFVIFSILGFMAQHLGVDVSEVADHGPGLAFVAYPEALTLLPISPLWSLLFFFMLILLGLGTQFCLLETLVTAIVDEIGTDWIIRNKTFITLGVAILGFLLGVPLTTRAGIYWLLLMDNYAASFSLVIISCIMCICIMYVYGHRNYFKDVEMMLGFPPPVFFRICWRFISPLIISFILIFTVIQYKPITYNDYVYPDWSLVIGFCMALSSVICIPIYALFKIAMSDGTTILERLKNSMKPHPSWGPALQEHRKGRYAMAGPESVEVRSLKDEEKEKDQDKEKKEEIGLTIKGSNGSTLNPTPSV, translated from the exons AATGGAGCGGTTCCAGGGGAACAAGTGAAGAAGGATGAGAATTCTCGACGAGGAAACTGGGGGAACCAGATTGAGTTTGTCCTGACTAGTGTGGGCTACGCAGTGGGGCTGGGAAACGTCTGGAGGTTCCCTTACCTCTGTTACAGGAATGGTGGAG GTGCCTTCATGTTACCGTACTTTATCATGCTGGTGTTTTGTGGCATCCCACTGTTTTTCTTGGAGCTCTCCTTTGGCCAGTTCACATCATTGGGCTGTCTGGGAGTGTGGAAGGTCAGCCCCATGTTCAAAG gtgTCGGCTATGGAATGATGGTGGTCTCCACTTACATTGGCATCTATTACAATGTGGTGATCTGTATCGCAATCTACTACTTTTTCATGTCCATGACCAATCTGCTGCCATGGACATACTGCAACAACCCCTGGAACACCCCAGACTGCAGTGGTGTAGTGGGCACACCGCGGGCAAATGCCTCCTTCGCCAATGTCACTGCTAATGTAGTGTCAGGCCTCACTGAGGTGATCAGCCACACCAAGAGGACGAGTCCCAGTGAGGAATACTGGAG GAACTATGTACTGAACATCTCAGATGGCATAGGTAACTTTGGTGAAGTGCGCCTCCCCATCCTGGGCTGCCTGGCTGTCTCCTGGGTGGTGGTGTTCCTCTGCCTCATCCGTGGGGTGAAGTCCTCTGGCAAG GTGGTGTACTTCACAGCGACCTTCCCCTACGTGGTACTGACCATTCTCTTCATTCGAGGCATCACGTTAGATGGTGCCATCAGTGGAATTCAATACTACCTCACTCCACAGTGGCAGAAAATCCTGGATGCCAAG gTGTGGGGTGACGCTGCTTCTCAGATTTTTTACTCTCTGGGCTGTGCCTGGGGTGGGCTCATCACCATGGCTTCCTATAACAAATTTCACAACAACTGTTTCAG AGACAGCATCATTATCAGTGTGACAAACTGTGCAACAAGCGTGTACGCCGGCTTTGTCATCTTCTCCATCCTGGGATTCATGGCGCAGCACCTGGGCGTGGACGTGTCCGAAGTGGCTGACCACGGTCCAGGCCTGGCCTTCGTCGCCTACCCAGAAGCCCTGACGCTGCTGCCCATCTCGCCACTCTGGTCGCTGCTTTTCTTCTTCATGCTAATCCTGCTGGGTCTCGGCACACAG tTCTGTCTTTTGGAGACGTTGGTGACAGCCATAGTGGACGAGATCGGCACGGACTGGATCATCCGAAACAAAACCTTCATCACGCTTGGAGTGGCCATCCTCGGGTTTCTCTTAGGAGTGCCATTGACCACACGG GCAGGAATATACTGGCTGCTGCTGATGGATAACTACGCTGCCAGCTTCTCACTAGTCATCATCTCGTGCATCATGTGCATCTGCATCATGTATGTTTATG GCCACAGAAACTACTTTAAGGACGTGGAGATGATGCTGGGCTTCCCTCCACCGGTGTTCTTCAGGATCTGTTGGAGGTTCATCTCTCCGCTTATTATCTCG ttcaTCCTGATCTTCACTGTGATCCAGTACAAACCCATCACTTACAATGACTACGTGTACCCAGACTGGTCTCTGGTCATCGGCTTCTGCATGGCCCTGTCCTCGGTGATCTGTATTCCAATCTATGCCCTTTTCAAGATTGCCATGTCTGATGGAACCACGATTTTGGAG CGGTTGAAGAACTCGATGAAGCCACATCCCAGCTGGGGTCCGGCGCTGCAAGAGCACCGCAAGGGCCGCTACGCGATGGCCGGACCTGAATCCGTGGAGGTGCGTTCCCTTAAAgatgaggagaaagagaaagatcaggataaagagaagaaggaagagaTCGGGCTCACCATAAAGGGCAGCAACGGTTCCACACTCAACCCGACACCCAGTGTATAG